The following coding sequences are from one Desulfosporosinus orientis DSM 765 window:
- a CDS encoding stage III sporulation protein AB, translated as MIIMGCIVLIASCGCLGLWLAYRIRRRPLELRECSMALALLDTEIVWGATPLPEAFSIVKERSDRPWQGFFAELQERLVRGESAGSAWKETMTNQKDKFCLKTEDWLVIADVGKGLGRSDRSEQHKQIELVQRQLLLIKEQAEIWAYKQAKMWTYLGFLGGIAGVLILI; from the coding sequence ATGATTATAATGGGGTGTATCGTCCTTATTGCCAGCTGTGGATGTTTAGGACTGTGGTTAGCTTATCGAATTCGCCGCAGGCCTTTGGAGTTAAGAGAATGTTCGATGGCTTTGGCACTCTTAGATACAGAAATTGTCTGGGGAGCAACTCCCTTGCCTGAGGCATTTTCCATTGTTAAAGAAAGGTCGGATAGGCCTTGGCAAGGTTTTTTTGCAGAACTACAGGAACGATTGGTAAGGGGGGAGTCTGCTGGCAGTGCTTGGAAAGAAACGATGACAAATCAGAAAGACAAGTTTTGCTTAAAAACGGAGGATTGGCTTGTTATCGCTGATGTTGGCAAAGGTTTGGGTCGATCTGATCGGTCTGAACAGCATAAACAGATTGAACTTGTGCAGCGTCAACTATTATTAATAAAAGAACAAGCGGAAATATGGGCATACAAACAAGCTAAAATGTGGACCTATTTAGGGTTCCTGGGAGGAATCGCGGGGGTGCTCATTCTGATTTAA
- the spoIIIAD gene encoding stage III sporulation protein AD has protein sequence MEIWQIVGLALIVTVFAVVLKQIRPEVALQLSILAGTSIFILILSKIKVIVDLLQTLADQANISSYYLLIILKIVGVAYLAEFGAQICRDAGEGALASKIELAAKVGVIILAIPIIVAITESMVRLVP, from the coding sequence GTGGAAATATGGCAAATCGTGGGACTAGCCCTGATTGTTACGGTTTTTGCAGTGGTTCTGAAACAGATCCGACCGGAAGTTGCCTTACAGCTCTCCATTTTGGCAGGAACGTCAATCTTTATCCTCATACTCAGTAAGATCAAGGTCATTGTCGATTTATTGCAAACCCTTGCTGACCAAGCCAATATCAGTTCCTATTATTTGTTAATTATTTTAAAAATTGTGGGAGTGGCCTACCTGGCAGAGTTCGGTGCTCAAATATGCCGGGATGCAGGAGAAGGTGCTTTAGCAAGCAAGATTGAGTTAGCTGCGAAAGTAGGGGTTATTATCTTAGCGATTCCAATTATTGTAGCGATTACAGAGTCGATGGTACGACTAGTTCCGTGA
- the spoIIIAC gene encoding stage III sporulation protein AC, which produces MSFNLIITVAGIGILVGVLASVLNQSGRSEMAQGVTIMGVIVVLYIVVQSIAELFTLVKSVFNLY; this is translated from the coding sequence ATGAGCTTTAATTTAATCATAACGGTTGCCGGAATCGGCATATTGGTTGGAGTACTAGCCTCTGTATTAAACCAGTCTGGCCGCAGCGAAATGGCACAAGGTGTAACAATTATGGGAGTCATAGTAGTCCTCTATATTGTGGTACAGTCCATAGCAGAATTATTTACATTGGTTAAGAGTGTTTTTAACCTATATTAG